CCCTAAGTCTATTCTGCGTCCATCTGTTGCTATAGGTATAATTGCATCTTTATTGGTTGGCGGAATAAGTTTTTATATAGTAAAACGCTGGCAAAATTATGCAAATCCAGAAACACAAGTGTCAGCAACACAATTGCTACAGTTAAAAACGGTAACAGCTTTAGGGCGAATTGAACCACAGGGAAAGGTAATAAAACTCTCTGCTGCGGTATCTGCTGAAGGAAGCCGGGTAGAAAAGTTGTTAGTAAAGGAGGGGGATTGGGTAAAAGCGGGACAATTGATTGCAATTTTGAATAGCCGCGATCGCTTGCAGGCAGAATTAAAAGAGGCGCAGGAACAGGTAAAAGTAGCACAGGCAAACCTAAACCGTACCCAAGCAGGTGCTAAACGTGGTGAAATTGCCGCCCAAAAAGCCGCGATCGCTCGCTTAGAAGCAGAACGCCAAGGTGATATTAATACTCAAGCAGCGACAATTGAGCGATTCCAAGCCGAAGTACAAAATGCCCAAGCAGAAGACGAACGTTATCAGCAACTATATCAACAGGGTGCAATTTCCGCTTCCCAACGAGATAGTAAACGTTTAAACCTGGAAACCGCCCAAAAAAGCCTGCAAGAAGCACAAGCACAGTTAAATCGTACCCAATCAGCTAGCCAGCAACAGGTAAAACAGGCCACGGCAACCCTTGAGGAAATTGCTGAGGTACGAGGAGTAGATGTAGAAGCTGCCCAAGCAGAAATCAATCGGGCTGTAGCAGCCATGAATCTGGGAAAAATCAATCTAAAACAGGCTGAAGTGCGATCGCCTCAAAATGGACAGGTATTTGAGATCCACACCCATCCTGGCGAATTAGTATCAAATAATGGCATTGCTGATATTGGACAAACTAGCCAAATGTATGTCATAGCCGAAGTCTATGAAAGCGATATCGGCAAAGTTCATTCAGGGCAACAAGTACGAATATTTGGCGATTACCTCCCCATTGAATTGCAGGGAATCGTAGATCGCAAAGGTTTGCAAGTGCGACGGCAGAATGCCATTAACACAGATCCCGTCAGCAATATCGACAACAGAGTAGTAGAAGTTTATATCCGATTAGATGAAGTTTCCAGTCGAAAAGCTGGCAGCTTAACCAATATGCAAGTTAAGGCAGTAATTGAATTGTGAAAAATCAGGGATTGGGGACTAGGGACTAGTGACTGGGGAAGAATAATCCCAATCCCTAATACCCAGTCCCCAATACCCAATACCCAATACCCAGTACCTAATTATGGGATTGATCAAACAACTGCGACGGCGAACCCCTCTAGGATGGCTGCAACTGAACCATGAAAAAAGCCGCCTCTTGGTGGC
The Nostoc punctiforme PCC 73102 genome window above contains:
- a CDS encoding ABC exporter membrane fusion protein, with the translated sequence MVRNSKLGYRTFPKSILRPSVAIGIIASLLVGGISFYIVKRWQNYANPETQVSATQLLQLKTVTALGRIEPQGKVIKLSAAVSAEGSRVEKLLVKEGDWVKAGQLIAILNSRDRLQAELKEAQEQVKVAQANLNRTQAGAKRGEIAAQKAAIARLEAERQGDINTQAATIERFQAEVQNAQAEDERYQQLYQQGAISASQRDSKRLNLETAQKSLQEAQAQLNRTQSASQQQVKQATATLEEIAEVRGVDVEAAQAEINRAVAAMNLGKINLKQAEVRSPQNGQVFEIHTHPGELVSNNGIADIGQTSQMYVIAEVYESDIGKVHSGQQVRIFGDYLPIELQGIVDRKGLQVRRQNAINTDPVSNIDNRVVEVYIRLDEVSSRKAGSLTNMQVKAVIEL